The following DNA comes from Tunturibacter psychrotolerans.
CCACGCATCGCCAAAGCCGTTGACGCTGGTCGTGATGAAGACACGGGCTCCCTCCTCACCATTCGGTTCGAGAAGGACCTCCATGTCGCCTGAGCCCACTACACCGACGTGCGCTCTCTTGGTGATGAGACGTTTCGCCTCAAGATAGTTAAACTCAATTTTCTCCATCGTTTTCCTCCACTAGACTGTTGTCCTTTTCCACTCGTTCGAGACCGCGTTCGAGAGCGTCCAGAAAGAGTGTGGCCGCGAGAAGATCCGCGCTGCCGCCGGGAGAGATGCGCAGACTGACAAGCTCTTGTCCGAGTGCGATCAATGCTGCATCTCCTTTTGGGCTTCCCGGGCCGCCAACCTTGATGACACGAGCGGCACCCTCGTGGACGATCTTTTGTGTCTCCGGCCCCCCTCGATAGAGAACACAGGTGTCATCGAGATACAACATGATCGAAAGCAGAGCGGCGAGCCGACTGTCCCGCTCTGTTCGGCCGTTTTTGCGAGCTGCCTTGAGTGCAGGAAGCCCGATTTTGACGACGTGCGGAAAATTCACATAGGCTTCGCCGCGAGCGCCGGTAGCCCCATATCG
Coding sequences within:
- a CDS encoding malonate decarboxylase subunit delta gives rise to the protein MEKIEFNYLEAKRLITKRAHVGVVGSGDMEVLLEPNGEEGARVFITTSVNGFGDAWKAVFDRFFSKFDGAVRIYINDAGATPGSVLLRLEQAVEVIEQ